A DNA window from Sphingomonas changnyeongensis contains the following coding sequences:
- a CDS encoding GspE/PulE family protein, producing MPAPAALPIAIPYGFARRHGVILMAGSGDRLSVALREGADPAILLEVRRHLAQGFDVAFVAPDAFDRLLSDHYALGGEAAAMAAGSLGLGDDLALIAGDLPTADDLLDTADDAPAIRLINGVIADAVRQGVSDIHVEPYETGLVVRMRIDGVLRETLRMPAHVAPVLVSRIKVMARLDIAERRVPQDGRISLTLGGKLLDVRVSTLPSRAGERVVLRILDKANAGMDLALLGLAPGAEAVLRDALAEPNGIILVTGPTGSGKTTTLYASLRLLNDGTRNILTVEDPVEYAVEGVGQTQVNAKVGLTFAAGLRAILRQDPDVVMVGEIRDRETADIAVQASLTGHLVLSTVHTNDAVGAITRMRDMKVEPFLLASTLRAVIAQRLVRRLCPDCRRPVAASGSVAALLGFDPGEIVYEPVGCDACGQSGFRGRIGVFEAVRVDETIRRLINDGGDEAIIARHAFLNAPNLGAAARALVRTGETTAEEAVRISRREPVDA from the coding sequence ATGCCGGCACCGGCGGCGCTGCCCATCGCCATCCCCTATGGCTTTGCCCGGCGTCACGGCGTCATCCTGATGGCGGGGTCGGGGGACAGGCTGTCGGTCGCGCTGCGCGAGGGGGCGGACCCGGCCATTCTGCTCGAGGTCAGGCGGCATCTGGCACAGGGGTTCGACGTCGCCTTTGTCGCCCCGGATGCGTTCGACCGGCTGCTGTCGGATCATTATGCGCTGGGCGGCGAGGCGGCGGCGATGGCGGCAGGCTCGCTCGGGCTGGGCGACGATCTGGCGCTGATCGCGGGCGATCTGCCGACCGCCGACGATCTGCTCGACACCGCCGACGATGCGCCCGCCATCCGGCTGATCAACGGCGTGATCGCCGATGCCGTGCGCCAGGGCGTGTCGGACATCCATGTCGAGCCTTATGAGACCGGGCTGGTCGTGCGGATGCGCATCGATGGCGTGCTGCGCGAAACATTGCGCATGCCCGCCCATGTCGCCCCGGTGCTCGTCAGCCGCATCAAGGTGATGGCGCGGCTCGACATTGCCGAGCGGCGCGTGCCGCAGGACGGGCGCATTTCGCTGACTTTGGGCGGCAAGCTGCTCGACGTGCGCGTGTCGACCCTGCCCAGCCGGGCGGGCGAGCGGGTGGTGCTGCGCATCCTCGACAAGGCCAATGCGGGCATGGACCTTGCCCTGCTCGGCCTCGCGCCGGGGGCGGAGGCGGTGCTGCGCGATGCACTGGCCGAGCCCAATGGCATCATCCTTGTCACCGGCCCGACCGGATCGGGCAAGACGACGACGCTCTATGCGAGCCTCAGGCTATTGAATGACGGCACGCGCAACATCCTGACCGTCGAGGATCCGGTCGAATATGCGGTCGAGGGCGTCGGCCAGACCCAGGTCAATGCCAAGGTCGGGCTGACCTTTGCCGCCGGGCTGCGCGCGATCCTGCGCCAGGATCCCGATGTGGTGATGGTCGGCGAAATCCGCGACCGCGAAACCGCCGACATCGCCGTGCAGGCGTCGCTGACCGGCCATCTGGTGCTGTCGACCGTCCACACCAACGATGCCGTCGGCGCGATCACGCGGATGCGCGACATGAAGGTGGAGCCATTCCTGCTCGCCTCCACGCTGCGCGCGGTCATCGCGCAGCGGCTGGTCAGGCGGCTGTGCCCCGATTGCCGCCGCCCGGTCGCGGCGAGCGGGTCGGTGGCGGCGCTGCTCGGCTTTGATCCCGGCGAGATCGTTTATGAGCCGGTCGGCTGCGACGCCTGCGGGCAGAGCGGCTTTCGCGGCCGCATCGGCGTGTTCGAGGCGGTGCGCGTCGACGAGACGATCCGGCGGCTGATCAACGATGGCGGCGACGAAGCGATCATCGCCCGCCATGCGTTCCTGAACGCCCCCAATCTGGGGGCTGCCGCGCGGGCGCTGGTGCGTACGGGCGAAACCACGGCGGAAGAGGCGGTGCGCATCTCGCGCCGCGAGCCGGTCGATGCCTGA
- the gspG gene encoding type II secretion system major pseudopilin GspG — MSSRRSAEHGFTLVELMVVIVIIGLLATIVAVNVLPAGDKAAMEKARADIATLEQALEMYRLDNLAYPQTTDGLKALVAPPPGLAQPQRYRPGGYVKRLPDDPWGRPYLYAAPGTHGPVDVWTLGADGKEGGEAENADIGNWD; from the coding sequence ATGTCTTCGCGGCGTTCGGCCGAACACGGCTTCACGCTGGTCGAACTGATGGTCGTGATCGTGATCATCGGACTTTTGGCGACGATCGTCGCGGTGAATGTGCTGCCGGCGGGCGACAAGGCGGCGATGGAAAAGGCGCGGGCGGACATTGCGACGCTTGAACAGGCGCTTGAAATGTACCGGCTCGACAATCTTGCCTATCCGCAGACGACCGACGGGCTGAAGGCGCTGGTCGCGCCGCCGCCGGGCCTTGCCCAGCCGCAGCGTTACCGGCCGGGCGGCTATGTGAAGCGCCTGCCCGACGACCCTTGGGGGCGGCCCTATCTCTATGCCGCGCCTGGCACGCACGGCCCCGTCGATGTCTGGACGCTCGGCGCGGACGGCAAAGAGGGGGGCGAGGCCGAGAATGCCGATATCGGCAATTGGGACTGA
- a CDS encoding GspH/FimT family pseudopilin yields the protein MVVIAIIGLMAGAVVLTMPDPRGDLLDEAERFAARTAAARDMAVIEGRPVALRVTASGYAFDRRRDGQWLPVVDRAFAARPWGAGVRAELGGPPAARTAFDATGRPSGPFSLVLTRDGVRIGVRIAADGAVSVGG from the coding sequence ATGGTCGTGATCGCGATCATCGGGTTGATGGCGGGCGCGGTGGTGCTGACCATGCCCGATCCGCGCGGCGATCTGCTGGACGAGGCGGAGCGTTTTGCCGCGCGCACCGCGGCGGCGCGCGACATGGCGGTCATTGAGGGGCGGCCGGTCGCGCTGCGTGTCACCGCCAGCGGCTATGCGTTCGACCGGCGGCGCGACGGCCAGTGGCTGCCGGTCGTTGACCGCGCCTTTGCCGCCCGGCCCTGGGGCGCGGGCGTGCGGGCGGAGCTGGGCGGGCCGCCTGCGGCGCGCACCGCGTTCGACGCGACCGGGCGGCCGAGCGGACCATTCTCCCTCGTGCTGACGCGCGACGGGGTGCGGATCGGCGTGCGCATCGCCGCCGATGGCGCAGTGTCGGTCGGCGGCTGA
- the gspI gene encoding type II secretion system minor pseudopilin GspI, with product MTARGAGFTLVELLVALLLFGLAALALMRLETASVRQTADLAERQQAELVARNIAVDLLTDPLPPPAGVRTGALANGGRRWRWTVRAEAVAGQPLLRIDIMVAGGGAPALLTVLRPVA from the coding sequence ATGACCGCGCGCGGGGCCGGTTTCACGCTTGTCGAGCTGCTGGTCGCGCTGCTGCTGTTCGGCCTGGCGGCACTCGCGCTGATGCGGCTGGAAACCGCCTCGGTCCGCCAGACCGCCGACCTGGCCGAGCGGCAACAGGCAGAGCTGGTCGCGCGCAACATCGCGGTCGATCTGCTGACCGATCCGCTGCCCCCGCCCGCCGGCGTCAGGACTGGCGCGCTCGCCAATGGCGGCCGCCGCTGGCGCTGGACGGTCAGGGCCGAGGCGGTGGCCGGCCAGCCGCTGCTGCGCATCGACATCATGGTCGCGGGCGGCGGCGCACCCGCGCTGCTGACCGTGCTCAGGCCCGTCGCATGA
- the gspJ gene encoding type II secretion system minor pseudopilin GspJ, translating into MRARLDELAAARRVDALLRADLAQAVPRPTRNAAGAMEPAFAGGPDGFTLVRGGWDNLDDAPRAELQRVEYRLAGARLERRIWPMLDGAAPLAPEPVIADAQAIRLRYRSRAGWRDRWDPLARDALPLALELVVTGPGGVETRHAYLVGAGQ; encoded by the coding sequence GTGCGTGCGCGGCTGGACGAGCTGGCCGCCGCCCGCCGCGTCGATGCGCTGCTGCGCGCCGATCTGGCCCAGGCGGTGCCGCGCCCGACGCGCAATGCCGCCGGGGCGATGGAACCGGCCTTTGCCGGCGGGCCCGACGGCTTCACTCTGGTGCGCGGCGGCTGGGACAATCTGGACGATGCCCCCCGGGCCGAGCTGCAGCGGGTCGAATACCGGCTGGCGGGCGCGCGGCTGGAGAGGCGGATCTGGCCGATGCTCGATGGTGCCGCGCCGCTCGCGCCAGAGCCGGTGATCGCCGATGCGCAGGCGATCCGGCTGCGTTATCGCAGCCGCGCGGGCTGGCGCGACCGCTGGGATCCGCTTGCCCGCGATGCGCTGCCGCTGGCGCTCGAACTGGTCGTCACCGGGCCGGGCGGGGTGGAGACCCGCCATGCCTATCTGGTCGGGGCCGGCCAGTGA
- the gspK gene encoding type II secretion system minor pseudopilin GspK encodes MLAVLMLVAIMAGLAAMALDRLRLATRIAANGAGIEQARFLALAAEQVAVARIAALRRAAGERADPGGWQGRRVGLPLPAGLAAARLSDGGNCFNLNSVVSGATTGPDIRFVTRPTGLAQFVALMEGLGIGAAEARRAGDALADWIDTDDYPRAMGAEDAAYRALPVPHLTAGTVLADPSELAAIAGIGPALYQRLKPWVCTLPVTDLSPINVNTLTPEQVPLLTMLSPEQIPPARARALIARRPAGGWESVAAFWNDAGRLGAEAPADVQAQPRVQTRWFALDVEVAVGGADFAERALIDAGANPARIVARRWGDGQ; translated from the coding sequence TTGCTGGCGGTCTTGATGCTGGTCGCGATCATGGCCGGGCTGGCGGCGATGGCGCTTGACCGGCTGAGGCTCGCGACGCGCATCGCCGCCAATGGTGCGGGCATCGAACAGGCGCGTTTCCTGGCGCTTGCCGCCGAACAGGTGGCGGTCGCGCGCATCGCCGCCCTGCGCCGTGCGGCCGGGGAGCGCGCCGATCCGGGCGGCTGGCAGGGGCGGCGAGTCGGCCTGCCTTTGCCCGCCGGGCTGGCGGCGGCGCGGCTGAGCGATGGCGGCAATTGCTTCAATCTCAACAGCGTGGTGTCGGGCGCGACGACGGGGCCGGACATCCGCTTCGTCACCCGCCCGACGGGGCTGGCCCAGTTCGTCGCGCTGATGGAGGGGCTGGGCATTGGTGCTGCCGAGGCGCGGCGGGCCGGCGATGCGCTTGCCGACTGGATCGACACCGATGACTATCCGCGCGCAATGGGGGCAGAGGATGCCGCCTATCGCGCGCTGCCGGTGCCGCATCTGACCGCCGGCACCGTCCTGGCGGATCCCAGCGAACTGGCCGCCATTGCCGGGATCGGCCCGGCCCTTTATCAGCGGCTGAAGCCCTGGGTTTGCACCTTGCCGGTGACCGACCTGTCGCCGATCAACGTCAACACGCTCACGCCCGAACAGGTGCCGCTGCTCACCATGTTGTCGCCCGAACAGATCCCCCCGGCCCGCGCCCGGGCGCTGATCGCCCGCCGCCCGGCCGGGGGCTGGGAAAGCGTTGCCGCATTCTGGAACGATGCCGGGCGGCTGGGTGCCGAAGCGCCCGCCGATGTGCAGGCCCAGCCGCGCGTCCAGACGCGCTGGTTCGCGCTCGATGTTGAGGTGGCGGTGGGCGGGGCCGATTTTGCCGAACGCGCGCTGATCGATGCCGGGGCAAATCCGGCGCGGATCGTCGCCCGGCGCTGGGGCGACGGCCAGTGA
- a CDS encoding type II secretion system protein L, with translation MTRPARDTGSLLLVRIGDNDRPAGWHRIERGSDGRGREIAHGGLPLPATGPDELLVAVAPADAVRLVRLDLGAMPPAQAGGAARAMLADQLLDPAGDTHVAVGPAEGATRPVALVTAARMQAWLGGWHRRGSIPMKSGRQSCCRRCRRPALPVWTGGGRGAARGGLRLCR, from the coding sequence GTGACGCGGCCGGCACGCGACACGGGCAGCCTGCTGCTCGTCAGGATCGGGGACAATGACCGGCCCGCCGGCTGGCACCGGATCGAGCGCGGCAGCGACGGGCGCGGACGGGAAATCGCCCATGGCGGCCTGCCGCTGCCGGCGACGGGGCCGGACGAGCTGCTGGTGGCGGTCGCGCCCGCCGATGCGGTGCGGCTGGTGCGGCTCGACCTCGGGGCCATGCCCCCGGCCCAGGCGGGCGGGGCGGCGCGGGCGATGCTGGCCGATCAGCTGCTCGATCCTGCCGGCGACACCCATGTCGCCGTCGGCCCGGCTGAAGGGGCGACGCGGCCGGTCGCGCTGGTCACGGCGGCGCGGATGCAGGCATGGCTGGGGGGCTGGCATCGGCGGGGGTCGATCCCGATGAAATCTGGCCGGCAATCCTGTTGCCGCCGGTGCCGGCGACCGGCTTTGCCCGTCTGGACTGGGGGAGGGCGCGGTGCTGCGCGGGGCGGACTGCGCCTTTGCCGATGA
- the gspM gene encoding type II secretion system protein GspM, whose amino-acid sequence MSAVGQLSGWFRALSARERVLIAVMLALLAVVIGWLGIARPLAAGLARAEARHAEAVLLAGRVEARAAALARLDRAARARPAVPGDLATRIGAAAEAAGFAGAAVTPQGAGRAALIIPAARPAAAFAWIAALDGEGVVVERLAVRANADQTVQVEAGLIAAPGAAGR is encoded by the coding sequence ATGAGCGCTGTCGGGCAGCTGTCGGGCTGGTTCCGCGCCCTGAGCGCGCGGGAACGCGTGCTGATTGCGGTGATGCTGGCGCTGCTGGCGGTCGTGATCGGCTGGCTGGGCATTGCGCGTCCGCTGGCCGCCGGGCTGGCCCGGGCCGAGGCGCGCCATGCCGAGGCGGTGCTGCTGGCCGGGCGGGTTGAGGCGCGGGCGGCGGCGCTGGCGCGGCTCGACCGCGCGGCGCGCGCGCGCCCCGCTGTGCCGGGCGATCTGGCGACCCGCATCGGCGCGGCGGCGGAGGCGGCGGGCTTTGCCGGAGCCGCCGTCACGCCGCAGGGCGCGGGCCGGGCGGCGCTGATCATTCCCGCCGCGCGGCCAGCCGCCGCCTTTGCATGGATCGCGGCGCTCGATGGCGAGGGCGTGGTGGTCGAGCGGCTGGCGGTCCGCGCCAATGCCGACCAGACCGTGCAGGTCGAGGCCGGGCTGATCGCCGCGCCGGGGGCGGCCGGGCGATGA
- the gspN gene encoding type II secretion system protein N yields MSRRIVLVAGLGFVVALIALMPLRVVLGLMPPVLAARAATGSLWSGRLVDARIGPLMLGDVQAGLDPLALLTGRVRLGLAGYVPAFAARIEAGPGGSRSIRRPGGSCWRARPACRRWRRSNWMRSVSAFRAAAASARAGG; encoded by the coding sequence ATGAGCCGCCGGATCGTGCTGGTCGCGGGGCTGGGCTTCGTCGTCGCGCTGATCGCGCTGATGCCGCTCCGCGTCGTGCTGGGGCTGATGCCGCCGGTGCTTGCCGCCCGCGCCGCGACCGGCAGCCTGTGGTCGGGCCGGCTGGTCGATGCCCGGATCGGGCCGTTGATGCTGGGCGACGTGCAGGCCGGGCTGGACCCGCTGGCGCTGCTGACCGGCCGGGTGCGGCTGGGCCTTGCGGGATATGTGCCGGCATTTGCGGCGCGGATCGAAGCCGGGCCGGGGGGCAGTCGCTCGATTCGGCGACCGGGCGGATCGTGCTGGCGGGCGCGGCCGGCCTGCCGCCGGTGGAGGCGGTCGAACTGGATGAGGTCGGTATCGGCTTTTCGGGCGGCCGCTGCGTCAGCGCGCGCGGGCGGGTGA
- a CDS encoding Glu/Leu/Phe/Val family dehydrogenase, whose product MNVWDLPDFDDHEGVHLFRDRDSGLTAVVAVHSTALGPAAGGARFWHYPRRDDAVTDALRLSRGMSYKNAMAGLPLGGGKGVILADAQGTKTEAMLAAFGRSVDSLGGRYVTAEDVGISTADMVAVSRHTRFVSGLPVEQGSAGGDPGPFTAYGVFLGIKAAVRRALGRDDMAGVHVAIQGVGSVGGGVARLLAAEGARLTLADVNAARAAELAAELGAATAATDEILAIEADVISPNALGAVLTEASIAALKAPIVAGGANNQLATHADGDRIHGRGILYAPDYVINAGGIINVGLEYLGQGDEAEVRARIRQIPERLEQVWAESAATGDPAAHVADRIAQQLIGRG is encoded by the coding sequence GTGAACGTCTGGGATTTGCCGGATTTTGACGACCATGAGGGCGTGCACCTGTTCCGCGACCGCGACAGCGGGCTGACGGCGGTCGTTGCCGTGCATTCGACCGCGCTTGGCCCGGCGGCGGGCGGCGCGCGTTTCTGGCATTATCCGCGCCGCGACGATGCGGTGACCGACGCGCTGCGCCTGTCGCGCGGCATGAGCTACAAGAACGCCATGGCCGGGCTGCCGCTGGGCGGCGGCAAGGGCGTCATCCTGGCCGATGCGCAGGGAACCAAGACCGAGGCGATGCTCGCCGCGTTCGGCCGCTCGGTCGATTCGCTGGGTGGCCGCTATGTCACCGCGGAGGATGTCGGCATTTCGACCGCCGACATGGTCGCCGTGTCGCGCCACACCCGCTTCGTGTCGGGCCTGCCGGTCGAACAGGGCAGCGCGGGCGGCGATCCGGGGCCGTTCACCGCCTATGGCGTGTTTCTGGGCATCAAGGCTGCGGTGCGCCGTGCGCTCGGCCGTGACGACATGGCGGGCGTGCATGTCGCCATTCAGGGCGTCGGCAGCGTCGGTGGCGGGGTTGCCCGGCTGCTGGCAGCCGAAGGCGCGCGCCTGACGCTTGCCGATGTCAACGCGGCGCGCGCCGCCGAACTGGCGGCCGAACTGGGTGCGGCGACCGCCGCGACCGACGAGATTCTGGCCATCGAGGCCGATGTCATCAGCCCCAATGCGCTGGGCGCGGTGCTGACCGAGGCGAGCATCGCCGCGCTCAAGGCGCCGATCGTCGCCGGCGGGGCGAACAACCAGCTGGCGACCCACGCCGATGGCGACCGCATCCATGGCCGGGGCATTCTCTATGCGCCCGATTATGTGATCAACGCCGGCGGCATCATCAATGTCGGGCTGGAATATCTGGGGCAGGGCGACGAGGCCGAGGTGCGCGCGCGCATCCGCCAGATCCCCGAACGGCTGGAACAGGTCTGGGCCGAAAGCGCCGCGACCGGCGATCCCGCCGCCCATGTCGCCGACCGCATCGCGCAGCAGCTGATCGGCCGGGGCTGA
- the ccmC gene encoding heme ABC transporter permease CcmC: MHGFANPTRFLGLARPLTPWLFGLGAALCLYGFYAGLMLAPPDYLQGESVRIMYVHVPAAWLGMGGWTGIAIASLTQLVWRHPLAGVAARAIALPGAYFTAICLISGSIWGSRTWGTWWQWDGRMTSMLVLLFLYIGYIALAGASEEKTSVSRATAIFGLVGAVNVPIINRSVVWWNSLHQGPSITVRGSAIAPEILWPLAFTTLGFSLLFGAIVLMRMRATLASAKVEARLRRLAAA; the protein is encoded by the coding sequence ATGCACGGCTTCGCGAATCCAACCCGTTTTCTGGGGCTTGCCCGGCCGCTCACCCCATGGCTGTTCGGTCTTGGCGCGGCGCTTTGCCTTTATGGCTTCTATGCCGGGCTGATGCTGGCCCCGCCCGATTACCTGCAGGGCGAGAGCGTCCGGATCATGTATGTGCATGTGCCCGCCGCCTGGCTGGGCATGGGCGGGTGGACCGGCATTGCGATCGCCAGCCTGACCCAGCTGGTCTGGCGGCATCCGCTGGCCGGGGTCGCGGCGCGGGCGATTGCGCTGCCCGGGGCTTATTTTACCGCCATCTGCCTGATTTCGGGCTCGATCTGGGGCAGCCGCACCTGGGGCACATGGTGGCAGTGGGACGGGCGGATGACGTCGATGCTCGTGCTGCTGTTCCTCTATATCGGCTATATCGCGCTTGCGGGCGCGAGCGAGGAAAAGACCAGCGTGTCGCGCGCCACCGCCATTTTCGGGCTGGTCGGCGCGGTCAATGTGCCGATCATCAACCGGTCGGTCGTCTGGTGGAACTCGCTGCATCAGGGGCCGAGCATCACCGTGCGCGGTTCGGCGATCGCGCCTGAAATCCTGTGGCCGCTCGCCTTCACAACTCTGGGTTTCTCGCTGCTGTTCGGGGCCATCGTGCTGATGCGGATGCGCGCGACGCTGGCGAGCGCCAAGGTCGAGGCGCGGCTGCGCCGGCTGGCGGCGGCATGA